One segment of Streptomyces sp. TG1A-8 DNA contains the following:
- the rplK gene encoding 50S ribosomal protein L11 → MPPKKKKVTGLIKLQIQAGAANPAPPVGPALGQHGVNIMEFCKAYNAATESQRGWVIPVEITVYEDRSFTFVTKTPPAAKMILKAAGIEKGSGEPHKTKVAKITEAQVREIAQTKMPDLNAEDLDAAAKIIAGTARSMGVTVEG, encoded by the coding sequence ATGCCTCCCAAGAAGAAGAAGGTCACGGGGCTCATCAAGCTCCAGATCCAGGCCGGTGCCGCCAACCCGGCTCCGCCGGTCGGCCCGGCGCTGGGTCAGCACGGCGTCAACATCATGGAGTTCTGCAAGGCCTACAACGCCGCGACCGAGTCGCAGCGCGGCTGGGTCATCCCGGTGGAGATCACGGTCTACGAGGACCGCTCCTTCACCTTCGTCACCAAGACGCCGCCGGCCGCGAAGATGATCCTCAAGGCCGCGGGCATCGAGAAGGGCTCCGGCGAGCCGCACAAGACCAAGGTCGCCAAGATCACCGAGGCGCAGGTCCGCGAGATCGCCCAGACCAAGATGCCCGACCTCAACGCGGAGGACCTGGACGCGGCGGCGAAGATCATCGCCGGCACCGCGCGTTCCATGGGCGTCACGGTCGAGGGCTGA
- the secE gene encoding preprotein translocase subunit SecE yields MTDAVGSIDTPDAQDEVPESRKARKGGKRAKKGPLKRLAIFYRQIIAELRKVVWPTRNQLTSYTTVVIFFVAIMIALVTVIDYGLNHAAKYVFG; encoded by the coding sequence ATGACGGACGCCGTGGGCTCCATCGACACGCCTGACGCCCAGGACGAGGTGCCCGAGTCCAGGAAGGCCCGCAAGGGCGGCAAGCGCGCCAAGAAGGGCCCGCTGAAGCGGCTTGCGATCTTCTACCGCCAGATCATCGCGGAGCTCCGCAAGGTCGTCTGGCCGACTCGCAACCAGCTGACGTCGTACACCACCGTGGTGATCTTCTTCGTCGCCATCATGATCGCGTTGGTGACCGTGATTGACTATGGACTCAACCACGCGGCCAAGTACGTCTTCGGCTGA
- the nusG gene encoding transcription termination/antitermination protein NusG, protein MSDPNLNDAIEPEKSVDDELDIVEGADEQDEFEAAEAESGETAEEAALHVDEDLEDADADAGTDEDDTEDAAEAPVAEAAEEEPAEPVDPVEALREELRTLPGEWYVIHTYAGYENRVKTNLEQRAVSLNVEDYIFQAEVPQEEVVQIKNGDRKTIKQNKLPGYVLVRMDLTNESWGVVRNTPGVTGFVGNAYDPYPLTLDEIVKMLAPEAEEKAAREAAEAEGKPAPQRKVEVQVLDFEVGDSVTVTDGPFATLQATINEINPDSKKVKGLVEIFGRETPVELSFDQIQKN, encoded by the coding sequence GTGTCTGACCCGAACCTGAACGACGCCATCGAGCCGGAGAAGTCGGTGGATGACGAGCTCGACATCGTCGAGGGCGCGGACGAGCAGGACGAGTTCGAGGCTGCCGAGGCCGAGTCGGGGGAGACGGCCGAGGAGGCCGCGCTGCACGTCGACGAGGACCTCGAGGACGCTGACGCGGACGCCGGGACCGACGAGGACGACACCGAGGACGCCGCGGAGGCCCCCGTCGCGGAGGCCGCCGAGGAGGAGCCGGCCGAGCCCGTGGACCCGGTCGAGGCCCTGCGCGAGGAACTGCGCACCCTGCCCGGCGAGTGGTACGTCATCCACACCTACGCCGGCTACGAGAACCGCGTGAAGACCAACCTGGAGCAGCGCGCCGTCTCGCTGAACGTCGAGGACTACATCTTCCAGGCCGAGGTGCCGCAGGAGGAGGTCGTCCAGATCAAGAACGGCGACCGCAAGACGATCAAGCAGAACAAGCTGCCGGGTTACGTCCTGGTCCGCATGGACCTGACCAACGAGTCCTGGGGCGTCGTCCGCAACACCCCGGGTGTCACCGGCTTCGTCGGCAACGCCTACGACCCCTACCCGCTGACCCTGGACGAGATCGTCAAGATGCTCGCCCCGGAGGCCGAGGAGAAGGCCGCCCGCGAGGCCGCCGAGGCCGAGGGCAAGCCCGCCCCGCAGCGCAAGGTCGAGGTCCAGGTGCTGGACTTCGAGGTCGGCGACTCGGTCACCGTCACCGACGGCCCCTTCGCCACCCTGCAGGCGACCATCAACGAGATCAACCCCGACTCGAAGAAGGTCAAGGGCCTGGTGGAGATCTTCGGCCGCGAGACCCCGGTCGAGCTGAGCTTCGACCAGATCCAGAAGAACTGA